In the genome of Paenibacillus sp. FSL R5-0766, one region contains:
- a CDS encoding GntR family transcriptional regulator, whose amino-acid sequence MLFPSSWLQGASRGEAIACELRLRIISGTLRPGEILSENRIAADFDSSRSPVREALRTLSNEGLIRLERMGVVVIGLRIKDVEELYDVRFLIESFVQQRLAGDVPESLITQLRNVIDKMQLAGRHQDAVEFAYQDLVFHETIIEAAQHSRISHLWKSIRYVVMTVMLLTTRRVFVQGEQKVSAVIEKHRLLVEALESGDKMLIQAGVRTYFQDSGKTLHESFDS is encoded by the coding sequence ATGTTATTTCCTTCTTCCTGGCTTCAAGGGGCTTCCCGTGGTGAAGCCATTGCCTGCGAATTAAGGCTGCGGATCATTAGCGGTACCCTTCGACCTGGAGAGATTTTGTCGGAAAACCGAATTGCGGCTGATTTTGACAGCAGTCGTTCACCTGTCCGTGAAGCATTGCGAACATTGTCCAATGAAGGACTTATTCGGCTGGAACGTATGGGTGTCGTTGTCATTGGACTACGAATCAAGGATGTCGAAGAATTGTATGATGTCCGTTTCCTGATTGAAAGTTTTGTGCAGCAGCGACTTGCTGGTGATGTCCCAGAATCATTAATCACCCAGCTTCGTAACGTGATCGACAAAATGCAGCTTGCTGGACGGCATCAGGATGCCGTCGAATTCGCCTATCAGGATCTCGTTTTCCACGAGACCATCATTGAAGCTGCTCAGCATTCCCGTATTTCACATCTATGGAAGAGTATTCGATATGTTGTGATGACCGTTATGCTGCTCACAACGCGCAGAGTATTTGTTCAAGGCGAGCAGAAAGTAAGCGCTGTAATTGAGAAACACCGTTTGCTTGTTGAAGCACTTGAATCAGGCGACAAGATGCTCATTCAGGCTGGAGTCCGCACGTATTTCCAAGATTCTGGCAAAACCCTGCACGAAAGCTTTGATTCCTAA